DNA sequence from the Alteribacter lacisalsi genome:
ACAGATGATAAATGTGGGTCACATCGTCCGCACATTCGGGCAGCGTGAGATCCGGAACGTGTGCGAGCTTTTGATTGTAGGTGGTGGCCAGCTTTATGCGCTGGCTGTTCCAGTCATCAATATGATCCATGGCTACAAGAAGAATGGCGGCGTGGATTTCATCGAGACGGCTGTTGTATCCGAGTGAGGAATGAATGTATTTTTTTTCGCTCCCGTGAGCGCGGAGAATTCTGAGCTTTCTCGCCAGATGATCATCGTTTGTCGTAATCATACCCCCGTCTCCAAGGGTTCCGAGATTTTTGGTAGGGAAAAAGGAAAAGCAGGCTGCATCTCCGAGACTGCCGGCTTTTCTGCCTTTGTATTCCGATCCAAACGCCTGGCAGGCATCCTCAATGACGATCAGACCGTTCTCTTTCGCTATGAGATTGATCTTTTCCATATCGGCAGGGTGACCGAACAGATGAACTGGGATGACCGCTTTCGTCCGGGAAGTGATGGCAGCTTCGAATTTTTCCGGATCGATGTTGAAGGTCCGGTCCTCCACATCTGCGAAAACCGGGGTCGCTCCCACGCGGGAGATCGCCTCTGCACTGGCAAAAAACGTGTACGGAGTAGTGATTACCTCGTCACCGGGTCCGATACCGTAAGCGTCAAGGGTGAGGACGAGCGCGTCCGTGCCGTTTGCCACAGCAACAGCGTGTGTGACACCGATTTTTGCTGCTATACGGGCTTCCAGTTTTCTGACGCGGCTGCCGAGGATATACTGGCCACTGTCGATGACCTGGCTCACTTCTTTAAGGATTTCTTTTTTTATGGAGGCAAACTGCTGCTGCAGACTGATAAGTGAAATCACGTGATTGCCCTCCTTTTCTTCATTAGTAACTCGTTCAGCCGTGGGAGAA
Encoded proteins:
- a CDS encoding DegT/DnrJ/EryC1/StrS family aminotransferase — encoded protein: MISLISLQQQFASIKKEILKEVSQVIDSGQYILGSRVRKLEARIAAKIGVTHAVAVANGTDALVLTLDAYGIGPGDEVITTPYTFFASAEAISRVGATPVFADVEDRTFNIDPEKFEAAITSRTKAVIPVHLFGHPADMEKINLIAKENGLIVIEDACQAFGSEYKGRKAGSLGDAACFSFFPTKNLGTLGDGGMITTNDDHLARKLRILRAHGSEKKYIHSSLGYNSRLDEIHAAILLVAMDHIDDWNSQRIKLATTYNQKLAHVPDLTLPECADDVTHIYHLYCIRSSNRRKVMDQLRQNNVQSAIYYPVSLHLQEVYKHLPYQEGSFPVAESLSATMFALPMSPFLSSKDQQTVIRALQPDRADRP